The following coding sequences lie in one Arachis ipaensis cultivar K30076 chromosome B05, Araip1.1, whole genome shotgun sequence genomic window:
- the LOC107640938 gene encoding nucleolar protein 58, whose amino-acid sequence MGGGEQDEKHEDEEVDHEKKDKKKNKKEKKEKDDEDEHGDEENSKEKSKKDKKKDKNKEEKNPEDKKDPAKLRQKLEKLESKMQALVAKRDELLRLLNDVEQGSTNEAITETDTPVTS is encoded by the coding sequence ATGGGAGGAGGTGAACAAGACGAGAAACATGAGGATGAAGAAGTTGATCATGAGAAAAAGgataagaagaagaataaaaaggaaaagaaagagaaagacgaTGAAGATGAGCATGGTGATGAAGAAAACTCTAAGGAAAAGAGTAAGAAGGATAAGAAGAAGGATAAGAACAAAGAAGAGAAAAACCCTGAAGATAAGAAAGATCCTGCCAAACTGAGGCAAAAGCTTGAGAAACTTGAGTCCAAGATGCAAGCTTTGGTGGCTAAGAGAGATGAACTCTTGAGGCTTCTTAATGATGTTGAACAAGGTTCCACTAATGAAGCCATTACTGAAACTGATACGCCAGTCACATCTTAA